A region from the Dendropsophus ebraccatus isolate aDenEbr1 chromosome 1, aDenEbr1.pat, whole genome shotgun sequence genome encodes:
- the LINGO1 gene encoding leucine-rich repeat and immunoglobulin-like domain-containing nogo receptor-interacting protein 1 isoform X1, with the protein MLCFECKEDCVEVLRCYSFIGDGKERRRLAAAKNEGQVSPRSSMILPLPPCLCPILLLVVGSYLSGSASGCPQRCDCSAQDRSVLCHRKRHLNVPEGIPTDTRLLDLSKNRIKTLNQDEFSAFPYLEELELNENIVSLIEPGAFNGLFNLRFLGLRNNRLKLIPLGVFTGLSNLTQLDISENKIVILLDDMFQDLYNLKSLEVGDNDLVYISHRAFRGLNSLEELTLEKCNLTLVPTEALSHLHGLISLRLRYLNINVIRDYSFKRLFRLKNLEVAHWPYLDTMTSNSLYGLNLTSLSVTHCNLSSIPYVAIRHLVYLRFLNLSYNPITSVEGSMLHELLRLQEFHLVGGQLAIVEPYAFRGLNHLRVLNVSSNLLSTLEESSFHSVGNLETLILDRNPLACDCRLLWIFRRRWRLNFNRQQPSCSSPEYVQGKEFKDFPDVLQPNYFTCRRARIQDRSPQVVHVDEGHTVHFFCRADGDPPPTILWQSPRKTFITSKSNGRLTVFPDGTLEVRYAQIQDNGTYHCVASNAGGNDTSLAHLHVRSYSPDWPHQPNKTFAFISNQPNESDVNSTRATVPFPFDIKTLIIATTMGFISFLGVVLFCLVLLFLWSRGKGNTKHNIEIEYVPRKSDAGLSSADAPRKFNMKMI; encoded by the coding sequence GTGAGTCCAAGGTCCAGTATGATTCTCCCGCTGCCACCCTGCCTGTGTCCCATCCTCTTGCTTGTAGTGGGCTCCTACCTGTCTGGCTCAGCCTCAGGTTGTCCCCAACGTTGTGACTGCTCCGCTCAGGATCGTTCTGTTCTGTGCCATCGTAAGCGACATCTCAACGTTCCTGAAGGCATCCCCACGGACACACGTCTGCTGGACCTAAGCAAAAACCGCATCAAGACACTTAACCAGGACGAGTTTTCTGCCTTTCCCTATTTAGAGGAGTTGGAACTTAATGAGAACATTGTGTCTCTCATTGAACCAGGCGCCTTCAATGGCCTCTTCAATCTGCGTTTCCTAGGGCTGCGAAATAATCGTCTAAAACTCATTCCACTAGGTGTATTCACAGGACTTAGTAACCTCACACAACTTGACATTAGTGAGAACAAAATTGTTATTCTTCTGGATGACATGTTCCAGGACCTGTATAACCTCAAATCTCTGGAAGTAGGAGATAATGATTTGGTATACATTTCTCACCGTGCCTTCCGTGGACTCAACAGCCTGGAAGAGCTGACATTGGAAAAATGCAACCTCACTTTGGTGCCCACAGAGGCTTTGTCCCACCTTCACGGTCTTATCTCTCTACGATTAAGGTACCTCAATATCAATGTCATTCGTGACTATTCTTTTAAAAGGTTGTTTCGGCTGAAAAACTTAGAAGTAGCACATTGGCCATACTTGGACACGATGACATCCAATAGCCTCTATGGGTTGAATTTAACTTCTCTATCTGTTACTCATTGCAATTTAAGCAGTATACCATATGTGGCAATCAGACATCTGGTTTATCTTCGATTTCTTAATCTTTCATATAACCCTATTACATCTGTTGAGGGATCTATGTTGCATGAGTTGCTCAGACTTCAAGAGTTTCACCTGGTAGGTGGACAGCTGGCTATAGTGGAACCCTATGCCTTCCGAGGTCTTAACCATTTGCGAGTTCTGAATGTCTCCTCCAACCTTCTCAGTACACTAGAGGAATCTTCCTTTCATTCTGTCGGTAATCTGGAGACACTAATTTTAGACCGCAACCCACTGGCTTGTGACTGTCGCCTATTATGGATCTTCCGGCGACGTTGGCGTCTCAACTTTAATCGACAGCAGCCATCCTGTTCCAGTCCAGAATATGTGCAGGGAAAGGAGTTTAAAGATTTCCCCGATGTCCTACAGCCTAATTACTTCACTTGCCGACGTGCACGAATCCAAGATAGAAGTCCACAAGTGGTACATGTAGATGAAGGTCACACTGTACACTTTTTCTGCCGGGCTGACGGTGATCCACCACCAACCATACTGTGGCAGTCCCCACGAAAGACTTTCATCACCAGCAAAAGCAATGGGCGTCTGACTGTATTTCCAGATGGAACATTAGAGGTACGTTATGCCCAGATACAAGACAATGGGACTTACCACTGTGTGGCAAGTAACGCTGGTGGCAATGATACTTCATTAGCTCATCTCCATGTACGCAGTTATTCTCCAGATTGGCCTCACCAACCCAACAAGACCTTTGCCTTCATCTCCAACCAGCCGAATGAAAGTGATGTCAACAGCACTCGTGCAACTGTCCCATTCCCATTTGATATTAAGACTTTAATAATTGCAACCACAATGGGCTTTATATCCTTCTTGGGGGTGGTTTTGTTCTGCTTGGTCCTTCTTTTTCTTTGGAGCAGGGGCAAAGGAAACACCAAACACAACATTGAGATTGAGTATGTGCCACGAAAGTCTGATGCTGGACTCTCTTCTGCAGATGCTCCTCGCAAGTTTAATATGAAAATGATCTGA
- the LINGO1 gene encoding leucine-rich repeat and immunoglobulin-like domain-containing nogo receptor-interacting protein 1 isoform X2 codes for MILPLPPCLCPILLLVVGSYLSGSASGCPQRCDCSAQDRSVLCHRKRHLNVPEGIPTDTRLLDLSKNRIKTLNQDEFSAFPYLEELELNENIVSLIEPGAFNGLFNLRFLGLRNNRLKLIPLGVFTGLSNLTQLDISENKIVILLDDMFQDLYNLKSLEVGDNDLVYISHRAFRGLNSLEELTLEKCNLTLVPTEALSHLHGLISLRLRYLNINVIRDYSFKRLFRLKNLEVAHWPYLDTMTSNSLYGLNLTSLSVTHCNLSSIPYVAIRHLVYLRFLNLSYNPITSVEGSMLHELLRLQEFHLVGGQLAIVEPYAFRGLNHLRVLNVSSNLLSTLEESSFHSVGNLETLILDRNPLACDCRLLWIFRRRWRLNFNRQQPSCSSPEYVQGKEFKDFPDVLQPNYFTCRRARIQDRSPQVVHVDEGHTVHFFCRADGDPPPTILWQSPRKTFITSKSNGRLTVFPDGTLEVRYAQIQDNGTYHCVASNAGGNDTSLAHLHVRSYSPDWPHQPNKTFAFISNQPNESDVNSTRATVPFPFDIKTLIIATTMGFISFLGVVLFCLVLLFLWSRGKGNTKHNIEIEYVPRKSDAGLSSADAPRKFNMKMI; via the coding sequence ATGATTCTCCCGCTGCCACCCTGCCTGTGTCCCATCCTCTTGCTTGTAGTGGGCTCCTACCTGTCTGGCTCAGCCTCAGGTTGTCCCCAACGTTGTGACTGCTCCGCTCAGGATCGTTCTGTTCTGTGCCATCGTAAGCGACATCTCAACGTTCCTGAAGGCATCCCCACGGACACACGTCTGCTGGACCTAAGCAAAAACCGCATCAAGACACTTAACCAGGACGAGTTTTCTGCCTTTCCCTATTTAGAGGAGTTGGAACTTAATGAGAACATTGTGTCTCTCATTGAACCAGGCGCCTTCAATGGCCTCTTCAATCTGCGTTTCCTAGGGCTGCGAAATAATCGTCTAAAACTCATTCCACTAGGTGTATTCACAGGACTTAGTAACCTCACACAACTTGACATTAGTGAGAACAAAATTGTTATTCTTCTGGATGACATGTTCCAGGACCTGTATAACCTCAAATCTCTGGAAGTAGGAGATAATGATTTGGTATACATTTCTCACCGTGCCTTCCGTGGACTCAACAGCCTGGAAGAGCTGACATTGGAAAAATGCAACCTCACTTTGGTGCCCACAGAGGCTTTGTCCCACCTTCACGGTCTTATCTCTCTACGATTAAGGTACCTCAATATCAATGTCATTCGTGACTATTCTTTTAAAAGGTTGTTTCGGCTGAAAAACTTAGAAGTAGCACATTGGCCATACTTGGACACGATGACATCCAATAGCCTCTATGGGTTGAATTTAACTTCTCTATCTGTTACTCATTGCAATTTAAGCAGTATACCATATGTGGCAATCAGACATCTGGTTTATCTTCGATTTCTTAATCTTTCATATAACCCTATTACATCTGTTGAGGGATCTATGTTGCATGAGTTGCTCAGACTTCAAGAGTTTCACCTGGTAGGTGGACAGCTGGCTATAGTGGAACCCTATGCCTTCCGAGGTCTTAACCATTTGCGAGTTCTGAATGTCTCCTCCAACCTTCTCAGTACACTAGAGGAATCTTCCTTTCATTCTGTCGGTAATCTGGAGACACTAATTTTAGACCGCAACCCACTGGCTTGTGACTGTCGCCTATTATGGATCTTCCGGCGACGTTGGCGTCTCAACTTTAATCGACAGCAGCCATCCTGTTCCAGTCCAGAATATGTGCAGGGAAAGGAGTTTAAAGATTTCCCCGATGTCCTACAGCCTAATTACTTCACTTGCCGACGTGCACGAATCCAAGATAGAAGTCCACAAGTGGTACATGTAGATGAAGGTCACACTGTACACTTTTTCTGCCGGGCTGACGGTGATCCACCACCAACCATACTGTGGCAGTCCCCACGAAAGACTTTCATCACCAGCAAAAGCAATGGGCGTCTGACTGTATTTCCAGATGGAACATTAGAGGTACGTTATGCCCAGATACAAGACAATGGGACTTACCACTGTGTGGCAAGTAACGCTGGTGGCAATGATACTTCATTAGCTCATCTCCATGTACGCAGTTATTCTCCAGATTGGCCTCACCAACCCAACAAGACCTTTGCCTTCATCTCCAACCAGCCGAATGAAAGTGATGTCAACAGCACTCGTGCAACTGTCCCATTCCCATTTGATATTAAGACTTTAATAATTGCAACCACAATGGGCTTTATATCCTTCTTGGGGGTGGTTTTGTTCTGCTTGGTCCTTCTTTTTCTTTGGAGCAGGGGCAAAGGAAACACCAAACACAACATTGAGATTGAGTATGTGCCACGAAAGTCTGATGCTGGACTCTCTTCTGCAGATGCTCCTCGCAAGTTTAATATGAAAATGATCTGA